In Nostoc sp. UHCC 0926, a single genomic region encodes these proteins:
- a CDS encoding reverse transcriptase domain-containing protein, which produces MTNSNSVRYLLEDYPKTLFPLSTTKVVVENNAESLFEYIYEKVLNKNEKDYSFLSQVRCYSSKHDLHLRRTVKLDPVADLFIYDLIYRNRTTFRKDFNNNRRSFGYRFQDGRPISPTKSYANFKAAIAQAMQQYKFNMKFDISAYFNSIYQHDLVAWFSEGSRSQDDIESFGLFLREANGGRSIDCLPQGIHPCKVIGAEFLKFVDNSMKIQCELLLRFMDDFYLFSDDEGKLASDFITIQKMLGEKGLSLNSAKTIYGEILDTHFPRTIDGIKLSLLHLRRKIIEVSGLFTEDDHDEDEQLTEEQIDYLLSLLKEPDIDESDAELVLILLRDYEEDVLEKMYIFLERFPSLNRNIYNFCKEVKMLINYQF; this is translated from the coding sequence ATGACTAATTCTAATAGTGTGCGATATCTTTTAGAAGATTATCCTAAAACACTGTTTCCTTTATCTACCACTAAAGTTGTTGTAGAAAATAATGCAGAATCACTCTTTGAGTATATATACGAAAAAGTTCTGAATAAAAATGAGAAAGATTATTCTTTCCTCTCACAAGTAAGGTGTTATTCCTCAAAACATGATCTGCATCTTAGACGAACGGTGAAGCTTGATCCAGTTGCCGATTTATTTATCTACGATTTAATATACAGAAATCGCACAACCTTCCGTAAAGACTTTAATAATAATCGCCGCAGTTTTGGCTATCGTTTTCAAGATGGTCGACCAATTTCACCTACCAAAAGTTATGCAAATTTTAAAGCAGCAATTGCTCAGGCTATGCAACAGTATAAATTTAATATGAAGTTTGATATTTCCGCCTATTTTAACTCAATATATCAGCACGATCTAGTAGCTTGGTTTAGTGAAGGCAGTAGAAGTCAAGACGATATAGAATCCTTTGGACTATTTTTACGTGAGGCAAATGGTGGTAGATCCATTGACTGTCTTCCTCAGGGCATTCATCCATGTAAAGTGATTGGAGCAGAATTTCTAAAATTCGTAGATAATTCTATGAAGATCCAGTGCGAATTACTACTACGCTTTATGGATGATTTTTATCTCTTTTCTGATGATGAAGGTAAGCTAGCATCAGATTTTATAACGATACAGAAGATGTTAGGTGAGAAGGGATTATCTCTCAATTCTGCAAAAACTATTTATGGTGAAATACTTGATACTCACTTTCCACGCACAATAGATGGTATAAAATTAAGTCTCTTGCACTTGCGTCGCAAGATTATAGAGGTATCTGGTCTATTCACTGAAGATGATCATGATGAGGATGAACAATTAACTGAAGAACAAATTGACTATTTACTCAGCTTACTAAAAGAGCCAGATATTGATGAATCAGATGCTGAACTGGTTTTAATTTTGCTTCGCGATTATGAGGAAGACGTACTTGAAAAAATGTACATATTTTTAGAACGTTTCCCAAGCTTAAATAGAAATATATATAACTTCTGTAAAGAGGTAAAAATGTTAATCAACTATCAGTTTTAA
- a CDS encoding SIMPL domain-containing protein (The SIMPL domain is named for its presence in mouse protein SIMPL (signalling molecule that associates with mouse pelle-like kinase). Bacterial member BP26, from Brucella, was shown to assemble into a channel-like structure, while YggE from E. coli has been associated with resistance to oxidative stress.), producing the protein MTITKFKGHSQDMRKITALILSISVTVGVGALTPKVTNAQLFYPPASDRHSLMVIGQGVVRVPADTADIELVFSSGGSNNNLETQPSSLGSVRRISSPILLLNYKTAAESLPSKKSLTKATLQPVVNSLVAKGISADKIQVQLNTNSSENNAKILVRLEKPTRDRVQEIVATANKSTSEIENLSVKSVGVEYAVNDCQALQSSVYQSAMKDAQSRAQALATAMGVKLGTPSVAEPFYTLFYPSCSSKTGVTLPSFAGFLLSPTYNPDATAEVEMKKDIFVTYTTK; encoded by the coding sequence TTGACAATTACTAAGTTCAAAGGACATTCCCAGGACATGAGAAAAATAACTGCTCTAATCCTAAGTATTTCGGTGACTGTCGGGGTGGGAGCGTTAACACCCAAAGTCACTAATGCCCAATTATTTTACCCACCAGCAAGCGATCGCCATTCATTAATGGTAATCGGTCAAGGGGTGGTGAGAGTGCCAGCAGATACAGCAGATATTGAATTGGTATTCAGTAGCGGAGGTAGCAATAATAACTTAGAAACGCAACCGTCATCTTTAGGGTCAGTCCGCCGCATATCCTCACCAATTCTACTCTTAAATTACAAAACAGCAGCAGAATCTTTACCAAGCAAAAAATCACTAACTAAAGCAACTCTCCAGCCTGTAGTTAATAGCCTAGTTGCCAAAGGGATTAGTGCTGATAAAATTCAAGTGCAACTTAACACTAATTCCAGTGAAAATAACGCCAAGATATTGGTGAGACTGGAAAAACCAACACGCGATCGCGTCCAGGAAATTGTTGCTACAGCGAACAAGTCCACGAGCGAAATTGAAAATCTTTCTGTCAAGAGTGTGGGCGTTGAGTACGCAGTCAATGACTGTCAAGCTTTGCAGAGTTCAGTTTACCAATCAGCTATGAAAGACGCTCAAAGTCGTGCTCAGGCTTTAGCAACTGCTATGGGTGTTAAACTTGGGACTCCTTCTGTAGCCGAGCCATTTTACACATTATTTTATCCCTCATGTAGTTCCAAAACTGGAGTTACTTTACCGTCTTTTGCAGGTTTTTTATTATCACCGACTTATAATCCAGACGCTACGGCGGAAGTAGAGATGAAAAAGGATATTTTTGTGACATATACAACAAAATAA
- a CDS encoding NAD(P)/FAD-dependent oxidoreductase encodes MTDIAVIGAGIAGLVCAQQLSQAGYSVLVVEKSRGLGGRLATRRLHGTWADHGACYLKPKGELLGRFVEILRSRHILEVWTEEVYELTADAFLSEPKNRSPRYAAPEGMSAIAKSLAPGLEILLNQRVIAITPTPENSWRLTLESSNEELSAKALVVAIPAPQAVMLLSPLGESVLDAVFLDNLRSVEFYPSISAIAGYSPTSQPLPQWKALTFVDDADLAWIGLDSSKRPNPQQPHFVVQSSADFAQRHLESQDLQPAGQYMLQRAAESLSLPWLNTPEWMQVHRWRYAFPSRPWHEAFLSAGTPLPLICCGDWCGGNLVEGAMLSGLAAADEINHQLHHLPLDNVNFLNVFTSSVHLSLD; translated from the coding sequence ATGACTGATATTGCAGTGATTGGTGCCGGAATAGCTGGTTTAGTTTGCGCCCAGCAGTTAAGTCAAGCTGGATATTCGGTGCTAGTGGTGGAAAAGTCTCGTGGTTTGGGAGGAAGACTGGCTACACGTCGCTTGCATGGAACTTGGGCGGATCATGGGGCTTGTTACCTGAAGCCAAAGGGTGAATTGTTGGGACGTTTTGTGGAGATATTGCGATCGCGCCATATCCTTGAAGTTTGGACAGAGGAAGTTTACGAACTCACAGCAGATGCTTTTTTATCTGAACCAAAAAACCGCAGTCCGCGTTATGCTGCACCTGAGGGAATGAGTGCGATCGCTAAATCTCTCGCTCCAGGTTTAGAAATATTACTGAATCAGCGTGTTATTGCTATTACCCCAACTCCCGAAAATAGTTGGCGTCTGACTCTCGAATCTAGCAACGAAGAATTATCTGCAAAAGCTTTAGTCGTCGCCATTCCTGCACCCCAAGCTGTGATGCTGTTGTCACCTTTGGGTGAAAGTGTATTGGATGCAGTCTTTCTTGACAATCTGCGTTCTGTAGAATTTTATCCTTCGATTAGTGCGATCGCTGGATATTCTCCCACATCCCAACCACTCCCTCAGTGGAAAGCTCTAACTTTTGTGGATGATGCCGATTTAGCATGGATTGGTTTGGACAGTAGCAAGCGTCCTAACCCTCAACAACCACATTTTGTGGTGCAAAGTAGCGCTGATTTTGCTCAACGTCATTTAGAATCACAGGATTTACAACCTGCCGGACAGTATATGTTGCAACGAGCAGCTGAATCTCTGTCACTTCCTTGGCTGAATACTCCTGAATGGATGCAAGTACATCGTTGGCGTTATGCCTTTCCTAGCCGTCCTTGGCACGAAGCATTTTTGTCTGCCGGAACTCCCCTACCTTTAATTTGTTGTGGTGATTGGTGTGGCGGCAATCTTGTGGAAGGTGCGATGCTTTCTGGATTAGCTGCGGCTGATGAAATTAATCATCAATTGCATCATCTACCTTTAGATAATGTGAACTTTCTAAACGTTTTTACCAGTTCAGTTCATCTGTCGCTAGACTGA
- a CDS encoding YaaW family protein, with amino-acid sequence MDEMRAALELATEEELQDLTAILFSRKFNPLDYVHTPEPIEVQSQDRKAWLDALEGRFRFLAADGMTVLRGRTGQVTYRQALVQVCKYLKISYSNQLATIDLEAEVFLHLLGQVWKKLPEQEKQKLTVRVQHQLFKSELKQPLPLLLQRDPLGLLFKGGSAIAVTSMLQPLVLKQIARQFAIHFATYEVAKQAVITGSEAATTQFQSYVAMQMARRGMTVSAARYGATRSMFAVIGPMMWAWFFADLGWRAIATNYGRIIPTIFALAQIRLTREEYWEPA; translated from the coding sequence TTGGATGAAATGAGGGCGGCGCTAGAGTTAGCGACCGAAGAAGAATTGCAAGACTTAACGGCAATTCTATTTAGTCGTAAGTTCAATCCCTTAGACTATGTACACACACCCGAACCCATCGAAGTACAAAGCCAAGACCGTAAAGCTTGGTTAGACGCACTAGAGGGTCGCTTTCGTTTTTTAGCGGCAGATGGGATGACAGTATTACGGGGACGCACAGGCCAGGTAACTTACCGACAAGCCTTAGTTCAAGTATGTAAGTATCTAAAAATTTCCTATTCTAATCAGCTGGCAACTATTGATTTAGAAGCAGAAGTATTTTTGCATCTGCTAGGACAGGTGTGGAAAAAATTACCTGAACAGGAAAAGCAAAAATTGACTGTACGGGTGCAGCATCAGCTGTTCAAATCAGAACTAAAACAACCGCTACCACTTTTATTACAACGTGACCCCTTGGGGTTACTTTTCAAGGGCGGTAGTGCGATCGCTGTTACTTCCATGCTCCAGCCACTTGTACTTAAGCAAATTGCCCGTCAATTTGCCATCCACTTTGCTACCTATGAAGTAGCCAAACAAGCGGTAATTACAGGTTCAGAAGCAGCTACAACCCAATTCCAAAGCTATGTCGCTATGCAAATGGCTCGACGGGGTATGACTGTGAGTGCAGCTCGTTATGGGGCAACCCGCAGTATGTTTGCTGTGATTGGGCCGATGATGTGGGCTTGGTTTTTTGCGGATTTAGGGTGGAGAGCGATCGCCACTAACTATGGTCGGATCATCCCTACCATCTTTGCCTTAGCTCAAATTCGCCTCACTCGTGAGGAATATTGGGAGCCAGCTTGA
- a CDS encoding O-antigen ligase family protein: MLGASLNKAFYYFKSRWQSCWNYSLWALLIFPLSPLLGAVTIVVVSLITLLKQYRKISRRPLNWGFALLSLLLVISAGFADDKTAAFLGLFNLLPFFLVFAAHSTLIQTFGQLRQMAWILVIGSIPVVIIGLGQLFLGWSLKFEILWIVLAWTIRPGGNPPGRIASLFLHANTFAAYLAIVFILGLGLWLEQWRLGIRYRRLGIGKNSVPSSQSPVPFLFLTVAMIINFIALVFTSSRNGWTIAIFACLAYALYQGWRILVGSVAAIVSSVLLAAFAPSPVAQFFRQYVPAFFWARLNDDMYPDRPVALMRKTQWEFAWSLAQEHPWTGWGLRSFSRLYKAQMQIPLGHPHNFFLMLSAETGFPTTFLFCSLLAWILITGVQLLRKSKYINTENRLIFFSYLLAFVAWVLFNTVDVTLFDIRLNALSWLILAAICGVVHRYNQEDRFASHPN; this comes from the coding sequence ATATTGGGAGCCAGCTTGAACAAAGCTTTTTACTATTTCAAATCTCGTTGGCAATCTTGCTGGAACTACTCTCTATGGGCACTGTTAATCTTCCCATTGAGTCCTTTATTGGGGGCTGTGACTATAGTTGTTGTATCATTAATAACTTTACTGAAACAGTACCGGAAAATTAGTCGCCGCCCCCTCAACTGGGGATTTGCCCTTTTGAGTCTGTTGCTGGTCATAAGTGCTGGGTTTGCCGATGACAAGACCGCAGCTTTCCTCGGCTTATTTAATTTATTACCATTCTTTTTAGTTTTTGCTGCCCATAGCACTCTGATTCAAACATTTGGCCAATTGCGGCAAATGGCTTGGATTTTGGTGATCGGTTCCATACCAGTGGTAATTATCGGCTTGGGACAGTTATTTTTAGGCTGGAGTTTGAAGTTCGAGATTTTGTGGATTGTCTTAGCTTGGACGATCAGACCAGGAGGAAATCCACCAGGTCGCATAGCCTCACTCTTCTTGCACGCTAACACCTTCGCTGCTTATCTAGCGATAGTTTTCATCTTGGGCTTAGGGTTGTGGCTCGAACAATGGCGATTGGGGATTAGGTATCGAAGATTGGGTATTGGCAAGAATTCAGTTCCCAGTTCCCAGTCCCCAGTCCCCTTTCTGTTTTTAACCGTGGCGATGATTATAAATTTCATTGCTTTGGTTTTTACCAGTTCGCGCAATGGATGGACGATCGCTATTTTCGCCTGTTTAGCTTATGCACTCTACCAAGGTTGGCGCATTCTTGTAGGTAGCGTTGCTGCGATCGTCTCTAGTGTGCTTTTGGCAGCTTTTGCTCCCTCACCAGTCGCTCAATTTTTTCGTCAGTACGTTCCTGCTTTCTTTTGGGCAAGGTTAAATGACGATATGTATCCAGATAGACCAGTCGCTTTAATGCGAAAAACTCAGTGGGAGTTTGCCTGGTCTTTAGCTCAGGAACATCCTTGGACTGGTTGGGGGTTACGCAGTTTTAGTAGACTCTACAAAGCCCAGATGCAGATTCCCTTGGGTCATCCCCATAACTTTTTTTTGATGTTATCTGCTGAAACTGGTTTTCCCACTACTTTTTTATTTTGTAGCTTACTCGCTTGGATTTTGATTACAGGCGTTCAATTATTGCGAAAGTCAAAATATATAAATACAGAAAACAGACTGATATTTTTCAGTTATCTTCTGGCTTTTGTTGCGTGGGTTCTATTTAATACAGTAGATGTAACCCTCTTCGATATTCGTTTGAATGCGCTCTCATGGTTAATTTTGGCTGCCATTTGTGGAGTAGTACATCGTTATAACCAAGAAGACAGGTTTGCATCTCATCCAAATTAG